From Micromonospora echinospora:
GCCTCGGCCGGCGCGGTGCCCGGCGAGTCCGCCCGCCGAGCCCGGCAGGCCCGCGCCGGCCGGGGCGCGCTGGCCCGGCTCGCCGCCGAGAACCGCGCCGATCTCCAGATCGTCGAGGCGCCCACGTCCGCGCCGATCGAGTACGGCCCGGCCCTGCCCGCCGACGAGGTCGAGGCGGCGCTGCGCTACGGCTGGCGGCTCGCTGAGCAGGCCGCCGACGCGGGGGTACGGCTGCTGGTGCTGGCCGCCTGCGGAGCCGGCGCCGAGGCGGCCGCCGCGGCGGTGCTCGCGGCCACCGCGGGCGCGGAGCCGCCCACTGTGCTCGGCCGGGTGGTCACCGAGCAGGGCGAGATCGACGACGCCGCCTGGATGGTCCGCTGCGCGGCGGTACGCGACGCGCTGCACCGCACCCGCCGCTCCCCGCGCGAGGCCAAGGACATCCTGGCCGAGCTGGGCGGCGGCGACATCGCGCTGGCCACCGGCGTGCTGCTCGGCGCCACCGCGCGGCGGCTGCCGGTGCTGCTGGACGGTCCGGTCGGCACCGCCGCCGCGATGGTCAGCCGCGACCTGGCCGGCCAGGCCCGGCACTGGTGCCTGCTGCCCGACCACGGCGGCCGTCCGGGCGTGCGCCTGGCCGCCGACGTGCTCGGCCTGACGCCGCTGGTGGACCTGCGGCTCGACCTGGGCGAGGGGGCGACCGCGCTGGCCGCGCTGCCGCTGCTGCGCTCCGCGCTGACGCTCGCCGCCACGCTGCCGGTACACCCGTCACTCGGCGGCGACGACAGCGACAGCGGAGACCGCAACAGCGACGGCACCGGCGGCGACGACAGCGGCAACAGCGACCGCACCGGTTACGGCACCGGACCGGACGAGCCGGACTTCACAGAGCCGGACTTCACCGAGCCGGAACCGGCCGGGCCGGGGCCGACCACGATCGGGTCCGACGAGCCGGTCTCCCCCGGCCGACGTGCCGACTGAGGCGCGGCTCGCCGACGGCATCCGGCTGGCGCTCACCACGTTCACCACTGCCCCGGTACGCGCCGGCCGGGTCGACCGGGCCGCCGCCGGCACCGCGATGGCGCTCGCCCCGCTGGTCGGCGCGCTGCTCGGCGCCGTACTCGGCGGGGTGCTGCTGCTCACCGGCGCGCTCGCGCCCCCGCTCGTCGCCGCGGTGGTCACTGTGGGGCTGGGCGCGCTGCTCACCCGCGGGCTGCACCTAGACGGGCTGGCCGACACCATGGACGCGCTCGGCTCGTACCGGCGTGGTCCGGCCGCGCTGGAGATCATGAAGCAGCCGGACGTCGGCCCGTTCGGGGTGGTCGCGCTCGTGGTCGTACTCCTGCTTCAGAGCGCGGTGCTCGCGGAGCTGGCCGGGCGGGACACGCTCGCCGCGTTCGCCGCCGTGGTCGCGGCGAGCGCGGCCGGACGGCTCGCCGTCGGCCTGGCCTGCCGCCGCGGGGTGCCGGCGGCCCGGCCCGAGGGCCTGGGCGCGCTCGTGGCCGGCACGGTCGGGTGGTGCGCGCTGGCGCTCGGCGCGGTCGCCGTCGCGCTGGCGGCCGTGCCCGCCGTCCCGGACCGTCCGTGGCAGGGGCCGCTCGCCGTGCTCGGCGCGCTCGCCGTCGCGGCCGGGCTGCTCCGGCACCTGGTACGCCGCTTCGGCGGCATCACCGGCGACGTGCTCGGGGCGCTCGTGGAGGTCGTCACCACGCTGTCCTACCTGGGACTGGTGCTGACCGGCTGAACGCCACCGGTCCGGGCGGGTAGCGTTCGGGGCGAGTGCACCGGCGCGGTCGAGGGGGACGGCATGCTCATCACGGACGACTTCCTGCCGGTACCGGTGCCCGAGTCGCTCGACGCGACCTATCTGGTGCCGATCACCGGGCTGCCCAAGGTGAGCCCGAAGACCGCCGTCGAAGGGCTGGCCGGCCGGCTCGCCGAGCCGGTGCACGGGCTGGCCAAGCAGATGCTCGACAGCCCGCTGATGACCGTGGACACCCGGACCGTGGACGAGTTCCCCGAGCTGCCGCCGGACCTGCTCACCGCGTTCGGCGCCACCGAGGAGCAGCTGGCCCGGCTGGCCGCCGCCACCCACCTGGTGGTGGTGCAGGCCGAGTACCGGCCGGGCTGGCCGCCCGCGCACGAGTGGGCCGCCCGCGCGGTGGCCGCGGCGGTCGCCGAGACGGTCGGCGGGGACGTGGTGGACGTCTTCGGGCTCCAGTTCCTCGACCCGGCGGCCGCGCTGCGCTCCCTGCCGGACGACAACGGCCGGATCCGGCTCGTCGACTGGGTGCTGGTGCCCTACTCGTCGGACGCCGACGGGCTCTGGTTCACCACCAAGGGGCTGCGCCGGTTCGGGCTGCTGGAGTTGCAGGCCCAGGGCGTGCCGGACCACCTGACCCGGGCCTGGGGCGCGGTGATGACCGGCGCGGCCCGACGGCTGCTGCGGGACTGGACCGACGGCCTGTCCGGCGAGGAGGTGCCGGCGTTCGTGCAGCTGCCGGTGCTGGCCACGGTGACCGGGCACGACATCGCCGTCGCGTACGGCAATCCGGAGCAGCACGGCGCGACCGCGCCGGTGCTGCTGCGACTGGAGCTGGACCCGGCCACCGACCCGGACGCCGACTCGTTCCTGAGCCTGGGCCCGCCGCCCGGCCATCCGGGGCCGCCCGGCCGCTACTTCGCCGCCGCCTGCGCGACGCTGTTCAACGGCATCCAGCCGGACGTGCGCTACACCCGCACCGGTGACGCGATGAGCCGCGCGGTGGAGACGGCCCGAGCCGCGCTCGGCGACATCCGGGCCCGCTTCCTGGCCGGGCGGCTGCCCGAGGAGAGCCAGCTCGTGGTCAAGTACGGGCTGCCCGGCGACGACGGCCCCGAGTACGTCTGGGCCGGGGTGACCTCGTGGGACACGCCGGAACGGATCGTCGCGGCCAGCGCCAGCGACGCCAACACCGACCCGAGCGTGCGGATCGGCTCGCCCGTGGTGGTGGAGGCGTCGGACGTGGTCGACTGGGCGGTGCTGGACGGCACCGGCGTGCTGGAGGGCGGCTGGACGCAGGCAGTCCTCGACGCCGGGGAGCGCGGCGAGGACTGACCCGCGCGGCTCAGCGCACCGAGGGCTGGACGAACGGCGGCCTGGTCAGGCGCATCCGGGCACGACGGCCACGGATGTCCACCTCCAGCACCTCGCCGTCGGGCAGCTTCGGGTCGGTGTCGACCAGCGCCAGCGCGATGCCGTGCTTGAGCGTCGGGCTGAACGTGCCGCTGGTGACGGTGCCGACCTGCTTGTCGCCCGCGTACACGGCCATGCCGGGGCGTGGGATGGCCCGGTCGACGGCGGTGAGGCCGCGCAGCGTACGGGCCGGGCCCGCGGCCTTCTCGGCGCGCAGCGCGTCGCGGCCCCAGAACGCCGGCTTGTCCCAGCCCACCGCCCAGCCGGAGCGGCCCTGCACCGGGGTGATCTCCGGGGAGAGGTCCTGCCCGTGCAGCGGGTACCCCATCTCGGTGCGCAGCGTGTCCCGGGCGGCCAGGCCGCAGGCGCGCACGTCGTCGGCCGCCGCGAAGATCGCGTCCCAGACGGCGACCGCGTGCTCGGACGCCACGACCAGCTCGTAGCCCAGCTCGCCGGTGTAGCCGGTGCGGCACACGGTCAGCTCCACCCCGGCCAGCGTGGCGGTCGAGAAGCTCATGTAGTCGTGCCCGGTGGGCAGGCCGAGCGCGCCGAGCAGGTCCGCCGAGCGCGGGCCCTGGACCGCGAGCACCGCGTACGCCTCGTGCTCGTCGGTGACGGTGACGCCCTCGGGGGCGGCGGCGCGCAGCCGGCGGGCCACCTCGGCGGTGTTCGCGGCGTTGGGCACCAGGAAGACGTGGTCGTCGGCGTACAGGTAGGCGATGATGTCGTCCACCACGCCGCCGGTGGCGTCGTCGCAGCAGAGCGTGTACTGCGCCTGGCCGGGGGCGATCCGGCCGAGGTCGTTGGTGAGGCAGGCGTTGACGAAGTCCGCCGCGCCGGGCCCGGCGACCCGGATCTTGCCCAGGTGCGAGACGTCGAACACGCCGACGCCGTCGCGGACGGCCGTGTGTTCCTTGAGCACGCCGCCACCGGCGTATTCCAGCGGCATCTGCCAGCCGCCGAAGGGGGCGAACTTCGCGCCGAGCGCGGTGTGCCGCTCGTGCAGCGGGGAACGGCGCAGCCGGGTCTCGGCGGCGTCGGAGGTCACCTCGGTCATGGGTGGCAACTTACCGGCCGCGACGACTGTGGTTAGCATCGGCGGGATCCCGTCGGCGCGCATCGGCGGGACAGCCACGCCTCCCGGCGGGTAGGTTGCCGCCGGAGAGAACTTCATCGCCGGTACGCGACGTCGCGACCGGCCCGGCCCGCCCGGAGTAGCTTTCGTGACATCGCCCCGTACCACCCTCAGCCTGGTCGACACCGACCCCGCCGAACTCGCCGTCGACGCGATCGTGATCGGCGTGCACAGCCAGACCACCGAGCCGGGCAGCGGCGCACCCGCCCACGCCCTGCTGCTGGCCAGCGGCGCGGAGAGCATCGCCGCCGCGTTCGACGGAAAGCTGACCGAGACGCTGGCTCTGCTCGGCGCGACAGGTGGCCCGGGCGAGGTGATCAAGCTGGCCACGCTGGGCACGGTGACCGCGCCGCTGGTCGTCGCCGTCGGGCTCGGCCCGGAGCCCTCGGGCGCCGCCCCGGCTCCGGAGTCGCTGCGCCGGGCCGCCGGCGCGGCCGTACGGGCGCTGGCCGGCGCCCCGCGCGTCGCCCTCACCCTGCCGCTGCCCGACGACGCCGACGCCCCGGCCGCGCTGCGCGCGGTCGCCGAGGGCGCGCTGCTGGGCGGTTACCGGTTCGCCGGCTACAAGACCAAGCCGCAGCCGGCCCGGCGCGAGCCGGTGGCCGAGGTGCTGGTGGCGGTGCCGGACGCGGCCGACGCGACCGCGCAGGCCGAGGTCGCCCGGGCGCAGGCGGTGGCCGGCGCGGTGCGGACCAGCCGGGACTGGGTGAACACCGCGCCGAACGAGCTGCGTCCCCCGGCGTTCGCCGACGTCGTCTCCGCCGCCGCCCGCGAGGCCGGGCTGGAGGTCGAGGTGCTGGACGAGGCGGCGCTGAAGGCCGGCGGCTACGGCGGCATCCTCGCCGTCGGCCAGGGCTCCGAGGCCCCGCCCCGGCTGGTGAAGATCACCTACACGCCCGCAGGCGGCGGCAACGGCAAGCGGGTCGCGCTGGTCGGCAAGGGCATCACGTTCGACACCGGCGGCATCTCGATCAAGCCGGCCCAGGGCATGTGGGAGATGAAGTCGGACATGGCCGGCGCGGCGGCGGTCGGCGCGGCCATGCTGGCGGTCGCAGCGCTCAAGCCGTCGGTCACCGTCACCGGCTACCTGCCGATGGCGGAGAACATGCCGTCGGGCACCAGCTACCGCCCCGGCGACGTGATCAGCATGTACAACGGCAAGAAGGTGGAGGTGCTCAACACCGACGCCGAGGGCCGGATGGTGCTGGCCGACGCGATGGCGCGGGCCTGCGCGGACGGCGCGGACTACCTGTTCGAGACCTCGACGCTGACCGGCGGGCAGGTGATCGCGCTGGGCAAGCGGATCGCCGGTGTGATGGGCACCCCCGAGCTGTGCGAGCGGGTGCGGGTGGCCGGCGACGAGACCGGCGAGCCGGCCTGGCCGATGCCGCTGCCGGACGACGTGCGCAAGGGCATGGAGTCCGACGTCGCGGACATCTCGCAGGTCAACGCCGGGATGGACCGGGCCGGGCACATGCTCCAGGGCGGGGTGTTCCTGCGCGAGTTCGTCACCGACGACGTGGCGTGGGCGCACATCGACATCGCCGGCCCGGGCTACCACTCGGGTGAGGCGACCGGCTACTGGACCAAGGGCGGCACCGGCGTGCCGGTGCGTACGCTGCTGCACCTCGTCGAGGACGTCGCCGCCAACGGCTGACGTGTAAGGAAGGGCCCCTTCTTAACGCCTGGCGTTGTAGAAGGGGCCCTTTTTAACACCTGGGTTCAGGTAGCTCAGAACAGCTCGGGACGGCGCTTGCGGCGCTCGTTGTAGTCGCGCATGCGCTGCGGGTACCCCATCAGCCGCACGTCGTAGATCGGGATGGCGATCCGGTGCGCCCAGCGGCGGGCCTCGTCCGGCCCGCCCACACGCCGCCGGGTCCACTCGCCGTCGTCGGCGATCAGCATGATCGTGGTCTCGGTGACCGTCGTACGGGGTTCGATGTACGCCTCGACGCCCTTACGGGTCCGGACGAAGTTCTCCAAGTGGTCCAGATCGGCGCGGTCGGCGGCACGGTCGCGGCTCGCCGGGGCGGCCCGCTTTCGTCGTCGGAACAACCCCACCGAATCCACTCCTCCCCCAGCGCCGTCATCGTGGACGGTGCCAAGGGTACGTGTCACCGACGTGTCGTTGGGCACCTCGGTACGCGCCCGGTCCGTGGTGGTGACAAGATGACCGAGGTGGGGTGTGCCTGTTACTCCGCCGTAACCCCCGATGCAGTGACGCGACCTGGGAGTTGGATGTGAGCGAGCCGAACGACACGACCTTCGACATCGTCATCCTCGGAGGTGGTAGCGGCGGCTACGCGGCGGCGCTGCGTGCCGCCCAGCTGGACCTCTCCGTCGCCCTCATCGAGAAGAGCAAGCTGGGCGGGACCTGCCTGCACAACGGGTGCATCCCGACCAAGGCGCTGCTGCACGCCGCCGAGATCGCCGACCAGACCCGCGAGTCCGAGCAGTTCGGCGTGAAGGCCGAGCTGGTGGGCATCGACATGAAGGCGGTCAACTCGTACAAGGACGGCGTGATCTCCCGCCTGTACAAGGGCCTGCAGGGCCTTGTCGGCAGCAGCAAGATGATCACCTTCGTGGCGGGCGCCGGCAAGCTGGTCGGCAAGAACGTCGTCGAGGTCGACGGCAAGCGCTACACCGGCCGTAACGTCGTGCTGGCCTCCGGCTCGTACGCGAAGAGCCTGCCCGGCCTGGACGTCGACGGCGAGCGGATCATCACCAGCGACCACGCCCTGACCCTGGACCGGGTGCCGTCCTCGGCGATCGTGCTCGGCGGCGGCGTGATCGGCGTCGAGTTCGCGAGCGTCTGGAAGTCCTTCGGCGTGGACGTGACCATCGTCGAGGCGCTGCCCCGCCTGGTCGCCGCCGAGGACGAGGAGTCGTCGAAGGCGCTGGAGCGGGCGTTCCGCAAGCGGAAGATCAACTTCAAGGTCGGCAAGCCGTTCGAGAAGGTCGAGAAGACCGACAAGGGCGTGAAGCTGACCATTCAGGGCGGCGACACGGTCGAGGCCGAGCTGCTGCTGGTCGCCGTGGGCCGTGGCCCGAACACCGCCGGCCTCGGCTACGAGGAGCAGGGCGTGAAGATGGACCGCGGCTACGTGCTGACCGACGAGCGGCTGCGCACCAGCGTGCCGAACGTCTACGCGGTCGGCGACATCGTGCCCGGCCTGCAGCTCGCGCACCGCGGCTTCCAGCAGGGCATCTTCGTCGCCGAGGAGATCGCCGGAAAGAGCCCGGCCGTGATCGACGAGGCCGGCATCCCGCGCGTGACCTACTGCGACCCGGAGCTGGCCTCGGTCGGCCTGACCGAGGCGAAGGCCAAGGAGCAGTACGGCGCCGACAAGGTCAAGACGTACAACTACAACCTGGGCGGCAACGGCAAGAGCCAGATCCTCAAGACCGCGGGCCACGTGAAGCTGGTCCGGGTGGACGACGGCCCGGTGGTCGGCGTGCACATGGTCGGCGCCCGGGTCGGTGAGCTGATCGGCGAGGCGCAGCTCATCTACAACTGGGAGGCGTACCCGGCCGAGGTGGCGCAGCTCGTGCACGCCCACCCGACGCAGAACGAGGCTCTGGGCGAGGCGCACCTGGCCCTGGCCGGCAAGCCGCTGCACGCGCACGCCTGACACGACAACCGCGGCGTCCGGCGACGGGCGAGAATCCCACCAGGGAATGAAGGAGTCTGGAGAACATGCCGGTATCGGTCACCATGCCCCGGCTCGGCGAGAGCGTCACCGAGGGCACCGTCACGCGCTGGCTCAAGCAGGAGGGTGACACCGTCGAAGTCGACGAGCCCCTGCTCGAGGTGTCGACCGACAAGGTCGACACCGAGATCCCGTCCCCGGCTGCGGGCGTGCTGAGCCGGATCGTGGTCGGCGAGGACGAGACCGCCGAGGTCGGCAGCGAGCTGGCGGTCATCGCCGGCGAGGGCGAGGACGCGGGCGCGGCTCCCACCGAGGAGGCCGAGCCGGCCACCGAGCCGACGGCCGCCGCCGAGGGCACCGGCCCCGAGCCGGAGCAGGCCGAGCAGGCCGCGGCCGAGCCGGGCGCCGAGGCCGAGCAGCCGGCCGTCGAGGAGCCGGCCCAGCCCGCCGCGTCGTCGGGCGAGGGTACGCCGGTGACCATGCCGGCCCTGGGCGAGAGCGTCACCGAGGGCACTGTCACCCGCTGGCTCAAGCAGGTCGGCGAGACCGTCGAGGTGGACGAGCCACTGCTGGAGGTCTCCACCGACAAGGTCGACACCGAGATCCCGTCCCCGGTCGCCGGCACGCTGCAGGAGATCAAGGTCGCCGAGGACGAGACCGCCGACGTCGGCGCCGTGCTGGCGATCGTCGGGGTGGCCGGCGCCGCGCCCGCGAAGGCGGAGCCGAAGCCTGAGCCCAAGCCGGAGCCCAAGGCCGAGGCGAAGCCCGAGCCCAAGCCGGAGCCGAAGCCGAAGCCGAAGGTCGAGGAGCCCACGCCGGGCGCGTCCTACAACGAGCCGGCCGCCGAGGCGGAGCAGGCCGCGCAGCCGGCCAAGGCCGAGGCGGCGGCGCAGCCGTCCGCTCCGGCCGCCACGCAGCGCCCGAGCGTTCCGGCCGAGTTCGGCGAGGACGCCGCCGGGTACGTGACGCCGCTGGTGCGCAAGCTCGCCGCCGAGCACGGCGTGGACCTGGGCTCGGTCAAGGGCACTGGCGTGGGTGGCCGCATCCGCAAGCAGGACGTGCTGGAGGCGGCCGAGAAGGCGAAGGCCGCCAAGCCCGCTCCGGCCGCCGCCGCTCCGGCCGCGAAGGCGGAGGCGCCGGCCCAGCCGGCCGCCAAGCCGCAGCCGAGCGCCAAGCGGGGTACGACCGAGAAGCTGCCGCGTATCCGGGCCACCATCGCCAAGCGGATGCAGCAGTCGCTGCACGAGACGGCCCAGCTGACCACAGTGGTCGAGGTGGACGTCACCCGGGTCGCCAAGCTGCGGGCGCGGGCGAAGGAGTCGTTCCAGGCCAAGCACGGCGTGAAGCTGTCGTTCCTGCCGTTCTTCGCGCTGGCCGCGATCGAGGCGCTCCAGACGTACCCGATCGTCCAGGCCAGCATGGACCTGGAGGGCGGGACGATCACCTACCCGGCCGCGGAGCACCTGGGTATCGCCGTGGACACCGAGCGCGGGCTGCTCGTGCCGGTCATCCACAACGCCGGTGACCTGAACATGGGCGGCATCGCCAAGCGGATCGCCGACCTGGCCGAGCGCACCCGGGCCAACAAGATCACCCCGGACGAGATGGCCGGGGCGACCTTCACGGTGACCAACACCGGCAGCCGGGGCGCGCTGTTCGACACCCCGATCGTGCCGTCGCCGCAGTCGGCGATGCTCGGTACGGGCGCTGTGGTGAAGCGCCCGGTCGTGGTGAACGACCCGGAGCTGGGCGAGGTCGTCGCGATCCGGTCGATGGTCTACCTGGCCATGTCGTACGACCACCGCCTGATCGACGGTGCCGACGCGGCCCGCTTCCTCACCGCGGTGAAGGAGCGGCTGGAGGCCGGCAACTTCGAGGCCGAGCTGGGTCTGTAGATCCGAGACGGCGAGGGGGCGCGCGGCGACATGCCGCGCGCCCTCTTCGTCGTTTGCGGCCTCAGCCCTTCAGGTGCTCCTCGGATACCGTCCAGAGCTGCTCGGCGGCCTCCGGGTCCCGGGCGTACGGGGCCCAGCCGGTCCGCGTGCCGGGCTGGTTCGGTCCGGCCTCCTGGCAGTCCTCGAGGTACCGGCCGCCGACGCCGTCGAGCAGCGGTGAGGTGGCGACCAGCACCGAGGTCGCCGCGCCCTGCTCGGGGGTCTTGAAGGCGGCCGCGTTGCCGCTGCGCATCCGCGCCAGTTCCTCCTCGCTGATGTAGCGCTGCAGGTTGGTCCGGATCGCGCCGGGCATCAGCGCGTTGGTGTAGATGCCGTCGTCGGCCCAGCGCCGGGTCGCCTCGACCGCGAAGAGCACGTTCGCGGTCTTGGACTGCCCGTACGCCAGCCACGGGTCGTACGGCCGCTGCCGGAAGTGGATGTCGGAGAACACCACCGGTGAGCGCAGATGGGCGCCCGAGCTGACCGAGACGACACGCGCGCCCCCGGCCGCGGCGAGTGCCGGGCGCAGTCCGGTGGCCAGCGCGAAGTGCCCGAGGTGGTTGGTCGCGAACTGCATCTCCCAGCCCTGCTCGGTGCGCATCTCCGGGGAGGCCATGATGCCGGCGTTGTTGACGAGCATGTGCAGCGGGCCGTCCCAGTTCCGGACGAACGCGGCCACCGACGCGAGATCGTCCAGGTCGAGCGGGGCGACCAGGATCCCGTCGTTGCCGGTGGCGGCGGTGATGTCGGCGGCGGCGCGCTGACCGGCCTCGGTGTTGCGGACCGCGAGGGTGACGTCCGCTCCGGCGGAGGCGAGCGCGCGGGCGGTCTCCACGCCGATCCCGGAGGCGCCGCCGGTGACGACGGCCCGCCGGCCGGTCAGGTCCAGATCGCGGACCACTTCCAGGGCGGTGGTCTCGGAGCCGAACGGGGTCGTGACTGGTGTCGGGGTTGTCATGGTCCATCCTTGTCGACGGCGACGCGGACCGATGTCCGCCCGCTACGATGAGAAGCGGAGGATCCTCCGTTACTTGCTCAGCATAACCGGAGGGGACTCCGGTTACCATCGACCCGGGCCTGCGACCCGGTCGAGCCGAGGAGGAACCGTGCCCGACCGTCCGCTGCGCGCCGACGCGCTGCGCAACCGGCAGCGCCTGCTGGACGCCGCGGTGCAGGCGTTTTCCCGGGCGGGCGCGGAGGTAACGCTTGATCGCGTCGCCAAGGAGGCCGGCGTCGGGATCGGCACGCTCTACCGCCACTTCCCCAGCCGGGAGGCGCTCATCGAGGCGGCGTACCGCAACGAGCTGGAGAAGCTCTGCGACGCCGCGCCGTCGCTGCTCGCCACCCGGCCCGCCGACGTGGCGCTGCGGGCGTGGATGGACCGGTTCGTCGACTACCTCGCCACCAAGCGGGGCATGGCCGACGCGCTGCGGCTGGTCATCGCCTCCGGCGCCAACCCGTACGCGCAGAGCCGCGACCTGCTGCGGGCCGCGCTCGGCGAATTGCTCGCGGCCGGCGCGGCAGCCGGTGTCCTGCGCGCCGACGTGGCCGCCGCCGACGTGCTCGCCAGCCTCAGCGGGGTCTCCCTGGTGGCCGGCGAGCCGGCCCAGCGCGCCCAGGCCGGACGCCTGCTCGACCTGCTCATGGACGGCCTGCGCCACCGGCCGGGCTGACCGAATCGGCCACCCGGGCCACCCTGCGCTGACAGACTCGGCCGGTGGGCTCGTACCGCTGGCGGGGACGCCTGGGGCCGGCGGTGCCGGTGGCCCCCGGCGCCCGCGTCGACCGGTTCGAGATCTTCTTCGACCTGGTCTTCGTCTTCTCGTTCTTCATCATCACCCGGGCCACCGCCCTGCAGGTGACCGGCGGGGCGCTGCTGCACGCGCTGCTGGTCCTCGCCGTGCTCTGGTGGTCGTGGGTCGTGCACAGCGTGGTCGCCACCCGGGTACGCCTCGGCGAAGGCTTCGTCCCGGTGCTCATGACCGTCGGCATGGCCGCGCTGTTCACGTTCGCGCTGTCCCTGCCGCAGGCGTTCCGGGACCCCACCGGCAACGCGGCCGGGCCGATGGTCGCGGCGCTCAGCTACACCGTCCTGCGGTTGATCCACCTGCTGCTGTACCGGCACGCCATCCGGGACAGCCCGAACGAGCGCCGGCAACTCCTCCGGTTCGCCCCGGAGCTGATCGGCAGCACCGCGCTGCTGCTGGTCGCCGCGCTGCTGCCGCCGAGGATCGACGACCTGTTCTCCGCGGCGGTGCTCCGGGACGTGCTGTGGGCGGTGGTCATCCTGCTCCAGTACGGCACCGGCATACTCGCCGGCACCTGGGGCTGGGGCGTCGCGTCCGCCGAACACTGGACCGAGCGGTACGACCTGATCCTGATCATCGCGCTGGGCGAGTCCGTGATCTCGGTCGGCGTCGGCAGCAATCTGCTCGGCCAGCCGCCCACCTGGCCGGCCGTGGCCGCCGCCGTGCTCGGCATCTTCTTCACCGCCGCGCTCTGGTGGGCGCACTACGACATGATCGGGCCGGCCGCCCGGATCGCGTTGCACGTCGCGCAGGACGGCCCCCGGGTGGCGATGGCCCGGGACGCGTACGCGTACCTGTTCCTGCCGATGATCGCGGGCATCATCCTGTTCGCGCTCGGCGCCGAGACGATCGTGCACGGGATCGCCGACCCGAACGTGCCACCGAGCGAGCCGGCGCACGGTCCCGGCGTGCCGCTGCTGTTCGGCGGCGTGATCTGCTACCTCTGCGGCAACATGCTGTTCCAGCTGCGTACCCTGCGCACGCTGAGCTGGACGCGGGTCGCGACGGCGTTGCTGCTCGGCCTGAGCATCCCGGTCGCGGAGCGGGTCCCGGGGCTGGCCGCGCTGGGCATACTCACCGCCATCACCGTCGGCATGGTGGCCGTCGAGGTGATCGTCTTCGCCGAGGGCCGGCAGGCTCTGCGCAAGCTGGTCTTCGAGGAACGCGCCAGCCACGAGGCGCACGAGGCGGCCTGGCGGGCCCGCTGGCACGACCGGCCCGACGAAGGCGAGTGAACAAGCGTCCCGCCGCCTCCGTGGAACCTGCCGGTTCGCGCCGCCGCGCCGCGGCTCTCCCCCGCCGGCCTGGCCCGCCTCGACGCGGCGTGACGTGTGTTGTTAAGAAGGGGCCCTTTCACCTCCTCAGGCGTTAAGAAGGGGCCCTTCCTTACGGTTCGGCCGTTGGCAGAATCGGCGGGTGCGGGGTGGCCGGCGACGCGGCGCGCGCCGATGCTGAGGCGATGGCGACCTTCTCCGTACAGGCCCATCCCACCGGCGCGGCGAGCTGGACCGAGCTGGCCCGCACCGTCGAGGCGGCCGGTTTCGACGCGCTGTTCGCCGCCGACCATCCCGGCGACTGCGCGTCGCCGTTCGTCGCGCTGGCCGCCGCGGGAGCCGTGACCAGCACGCTGGGCCTCGGCTCGTACGTCTCCAACGCCGCCGTCCGGGAGCCGATCCTGCTCGCCGCCGACGTGGCCACGCTGGACGTGGTCTCCGGCGGGCGGGCCCGGCTCGGCCTCGGCGCCGGGCACACCCCGGCCGAGTGGCGGGCCGTCGGGCGCGAGCGCCCGGACGTGGCCGGCCGGGTCCGCCGCTGCGTCGCGGTGACCGAGGCGGTACGGGCACTGCTGGCCGGTGAGGAGGTCACTGTGGACA
This genomic window contains:
- a CDS encoding SDR family NAD(P)-dependent oxidoreductase; the protein is MTTPTPVTTPFGSETTALEVVRDLDLTGRRAVVTGGASGIGVETARALASAGADVTLAVRNTEAGQRAAADITAATGNDGILVAPLDLDDLASVAAFVRNWDGPLHMLVNNAGIMASPEMRTEQGWEMQFATNHLGHFALATGLRPALAAAGGARVVSVSSGAHLRSPVVFSDIHFRQRPYDPWLAYGQSKTANVLFAVEATRRWADDGIYTNALMPGAIRTNLQRYISEEELARMRSGNAAAFKTPEQGAATSVLVATSPLLDGVGGRYLEDCQEAGPNQPGTRTGWAPYARDPEAAEQLWTVSEEHLKG
- a CDS encoding TetR/AcrR family transcriptional regulator: MPDRPLRADALRNRQRLLDAAVQAFSRAGAEVTLDRVAKEAGVGIGTLYRHFPSREALIEAAYRNELEKLCDAAPSLLATRPADVALRAWMDRFVDYLATKRGMADALRLVIASGANPYAQSRDLLRAALGELLAAGAAAGVLRADVAAADVLASLSGVSLVAGEPAQRAQAGRLLDLLMDGLRHRPG
- a CDS encoding low temperature requirement protein A; the protein is MGSYRWRGRLGPAVPVAPGARVDRFEIFFDLVFVFSFFIITRATALQVTGGALLHALLVLAVLWWSWVVHSVVATRVRLGEGFVPVLMTVGMAALFTFALSLPQAFRDPTGNAAGPMVAALSYTVLRLIHLLLYRHAIRDSPNERRQLLRFAPELIGSTALLLVAALLPPRIDDLFSAAVLRDVLWAVVILLQYGTGILAGTWGWGVASAEHWTERYDLILIIALGESVISVGVGSNLLGQPPTWPAVAAAVLGIFFTAALWWAHYDMIGPAARIALHVAQDGPRVAMARDAYAYLFLPMIAGIILFALGAETIVHGIADPNVPPSEPAHGPGVPLLFGGVICYLCGNMLFQLRTLRTLSWTRVATALLLGLSIPVAERVPGLAALGILTAITVGMVAVEVIVFAEGRQALRKLVFEERASHEAHEAAWRARWHDRPDEGE
- the sucB gene encoding 2-oxoglutarate dehydrogenase, E2 component, dihydrolipoamide succinyltransferase; amino-acid sequence: MPVSVTMPRLGESVTEGTVTRWLKQEGDTVEVDEPLLEVSTDKVDTEIPSPAAGVLSRIVVGEDETAEVGSELAVIAGEGEDAGAAPTEEAEPATEPTAAAEGTGPEPEQAEQAAAEPGAEAEQPAVEEPAQPAASSGEGTPVTMPALGESVTEGTVTRWLKQVGETVEVDEPLLEVSTDKVDTEIPSPVAGTLQEIKVAEDETADVGAVLAIVGVAGAAPAKAEPKPEPKPEPKAEAKPEPKPEPKPKPKVEEPTPGASYNEPAAEAEQAAQPAKAEAAAQPSAPAATQRPSVPAEFGEDAAGYVTPLVRKLAAEHGVDLGSVKGTGVGGRIRKQDVLEAAEKAKAAKPAPAAAAPAAKAEAPAQPAAKPQPSAKRGTTEKLPRIRATIAKRMQQSLHETAQLTTVVEVDVTRVAKLRARAKESFQAKHGVKLSFLPFFALAAIEALQTYPIVQASMDLEGGTITYPAAEHLGIAVDTERGLLVPVIHNAGDLNMGGIAKRIADLAERTRANKITPDEMAGATFTVTNTGSRGALFDTPIVPSPQSAMLGTGAVVKRPVVVNDPELGEVVAIRSMVYLAMSYDHRLIDGADAARFLTAVKERLEAGNFEAELGL